The nucleotide sequence tggCATAGGGACTTTGAGGAGCCTTGAAAAGATAAGAAGGAATGTATTACAAAATCAATGGGAAGGTGATGGTGGGGAAGAGTTTAATATAGATAGGACATTTTTGAGTACTTCTTCTACTATCAATTAAAATTTCCATGTGGCCAAGCCGAGAGTTTACTTTACACAGAGGTAAAACATATAACTCAAAAAGGCAGCCTatactttaaattttaaaaaatgcagattcAGAAAACAATACAGGCAGAGACCATTTTAGGCGCTTCCAATATGTATGTGACTGCATATGCCTcccaccaaacctggaagtgaccccaaaaTGTCATAAAATGGGTGGAAGACAGTGGGGGCAGGGTGAGGGCAGAATGGAGTGTCCGCAGGCTTTTTCAGTGGCATTTCAAATATACACGATTTCACATAAACACGTGGTCCCTTGCAACGTAAACCCcgtgtaaattgggagttgcctgtaattgCAAAGAATATTTTAACAATATATAGCACAGAAAGATATATGAAATTTTATACTTTTTTTGCATGTTCTCATTACTAATTTTCTGCATAATTAGCGCATGCTCAGCTGTACTGATGGGTAATTAAAACACAAATAGCTGCACTGGGGAAAACGCAGTATTGTTAATTTGGATTagtgaagaccccccccccaagtaaaatACACCTGCTTATGGGGCAATAGGTTGGTTAACTTGCAGGCTCATAATCTGATCCGCCTACAAGTATTGTTATGTATTTAGCATCAATAAAACTCTCACCAAAGGAGTCATTTATAGATCACTTAGGTTTGTGTGAGTGTGAGCCAAGAGGCCTTTATCAGTGGAAGTGGCCTGTAAATAACTACCTTACCAAACACTATCAGAATAGCATAATACCTTTAgagtgaaaacaaaattaaaaattaaaaaaatccttccagtagcaccttagagaccaactaagtttgttcttggtaagagctttcgtgtgcatgcatacgtcttcagatacactgaaacagaagtcaccagacccttaaaatatagtgagagagtgaggaggggtattactcaaaagggtggtgggaatgggtgattggctgatgggtgtggaaaacctgttgacgactgttaacgactgcaattagtttaaaagcaaggggtgagatggaaaaagcaaggggtgagatggctaaagacagcTTTGCATGTATAATGAATCcattgtctttgttcagaccaggtctctccatggttttaagtttggtaatgagttgcaattcagcaacttctctttccagtctatttctgaaattcctttgtattaagacagctactttgagatcttgtatagaatgtcctgggagattgaagtgttctcctactggtttctctgaccgacacggctacctacctttaagAGTGAGAACATGTCACAACCATTTGTACCTGTTTGCAATCTATAATATGAATCCTTCCATGGATCTACTCTACAGCAATTGATTGCAGCTTAAATGTTacatgttgttgttcttttttttttttttgttctatttaAGGCTGCAAATTTCATTCCACAGGAAAACTCCCAATGAAATCCAGGACGCTCCTCTGTTGAAAATGCATTGAGGCTGCAGCCATGAAAAGCAATTTCTTGCAGTCCCTTACTAATTTACAACACAGCATATGCAAACTGTCTGAAGAACACAAACAATGTGTTTTTCCAAACACCGTGGTCATTTTACTTTGTATACACAATTCAAACGATATgccattttcatttgttttgtttttaagcagactTGCTATTACTCCACTAACAAAAGAGATTTCAAATGAAAAATGTAAATGTGGCATATGAATAATACTGTTTCCATAGCAAATTAAAGTTTGGGAATAATTTCAGGAGAAAACACACTAGAAATTGAATAgctgctttccattttttttattagccAAAGGCAAATTAACATAAAATTggatttttaagtctttaaagaGAATCCCTCTCACAGCAAAATGCTTTTGTTTATGGTCCAGTAAGTTGACGAAACTAATGCAACAGAATAGACCACACCCAAATATTCCTAGCAACTTGTCCCAGGTGGAGCTTAAGAGATTCATACTGGAAACATACCAAAGCCCAAGGCCTTAATAAATCTTCATGATTTTGTGGCATGAAGCGAACATTGAAATCCATAATTTATTTGGCATGAATACTGCAGAGGTTGGGGCAAGCTTGGTTAAACTCTTCATAAATCTTTGTTTAGACCTTCAAAAACATTGCATAGTAGTCTACTCCTTAATAAGAACTGATGCGGGCCAACTGATACAAAGATTTGAGTGTGATTCTCACCACAAAGCTTCTGCCCTTCTGCCAGCATGCATGCCATACTGCTAATGAATGGATCttttgacatagctgtcaacttttcccttttttttttaaagggaaattcccttattccaaatgggattcctcgcaagaaaagggaaaagttgacagctatgtcttttGAGCATATAGATAAGAGGAGAGTTCAAGTAATCTTGCCTATcacccttttttttccttcaaggcCACCAGTGATGCTTGTGTGGGAAGCATTCAGGTGACTGAGCCTACCTACATGATAAAAATATCCACATATTACTGATGACATGGGAACTAGCCGGAAGGGAGAAATGGCAATCATACTTCAATGATGAAATAAAGAGTTGGACTTCAGAGAACAACTCTTTAAACACAGCAGGATGAGAAGTGCTCAGCTCAGCAGTTGAATTGCCAGCGATAACCCAATTGCTTCACCTGCACAGGAGCATGCAGCAACATGAGCATGGGTTGAGCAACAGTGTGCTAAGTTACTGCCTTTGTACACTCTGGAGGCTATAGAACATAGGTCATTCATGGGAGTTTTCTCTGAATGAACACTGATCTCTCCGACAAAGCAGGATGGGAACCTCGCTTACTTAAGAGGGTCAAAGTTGGCAATTTGTCCAGCCTCTATTCACTTATAACATCAGACAGTCTCTTAAATCGGGTGGCTCAGAAACACTGCTATAAGTATACCAGATTCATGGGGAAACTCTAATGCCTAAATGGGGCACAGCAAGCCCAGTCCTGCTTTAGCATAGCCCCCCAAAAACCTGCTTTAGAAAAACAGAGGACAAAGAGGGATatgctgtacagtcatacctcatgttacggacgcttcaggttacgtgttttcgggttgcagaccgcaggaaacccggaagtaccagaacaggttacttccaggtttcgccactcGCAcctgcacagaagcgctaaatcgcaccgccgcctgcgcagacgcagcgcttcaggATGTGAACGCTGCGGTTTggggacgtgcctccgtcacagattacgtccgcaacccgaggttccactgtaattaaGAATGATACAGAGGAAGTGAATGGGGTTACTCTCTTCTATAAAGTTGAACatccaataaatatttattggcaATAAGGTCAGGACAGGTAAATAAGGTACTTGTCATCCAGCATACACAGCTGCCTTCATATCCATTGGTTTCCTGGAAATAATCGTTTGGACATGGTTGGAAACAGGATGATACAGCATGATCCATTGGGACTTTTCTTAGAGATGGAAAACTTGCAACTCTCCagacactacaactcccatcgtccttcACCACTGGTCTTGTTggctgggttgatgggagctagaattcaataacatctgaagggctgcaggttcccccatCCACATCTTATATTCTTAATACCACAAAtgaacctttaaaataaaaaaaagcaaaacactgaCCTTGTAAGGAGCAGGGGAGAGTTCGCCCACATTGCTGCAGGTTTTCAATTTCACCCCACTCGTTTAAACAAcctctatgctgcttttcaggaTCACAGATCCTCCCAGAATTGGCTTACGGTGAAGAAATCGCAACAAAACCAAACGCAGCAACTACACAGTTAAAATCCAGATATGGATTTCATTGACAATTGCCTGACAATGACAAGACCTACAGTAAAGGAACACTGGCAGTTGTTACTGGGACATCTAACTTTATAAACAGCTCTGGTTCCACAGTGAAAAGGGATACGTTTATTCAATACAAGCTGTGTTGTATGAGGAGTGGTGCAGTTTAGGGCTATACCCTAAAGGAGAGCATTTTCACGTCACAAATCAAAGTTGTGACAGTTACAAGTTGTTGGGCAATGCATTTTCATGCCGGTCCCAGTACAACAGGATTGGGAATAAAGAGAAAAGGTTCACACCCACTCTTCCATCCCCACGCCAGTCagatttaaatacagtggtacctcgggttacataggcttcaggttacagactccgctaacccagaaataacgcttcaggttaagaactttgcttcagggtaaaaacagaaatcgtgctctggcggcacagcaacaggtcccattagctaaagtggtgcttcaggttaagaacagtttcaggttaagaacggacctccggaacgaattaagtacgtaaccagcggtaccactgtacaattcaATGAATAGCTTCATGCTAATCAAACAGGACCTCCTTCTTAAAATATAATgagaagtgttgtttttttaatcttcacTTAACCCAATGCTGATAGTTAAATGGATATtgtctttctctcacacacagagtaGTATAATCTGCCAGAATTACTCTATAGCACTATCAgccagcttttgtgtgtgtgcatgtgtttgtgtgtgtgtgtgtgagagagccccagtaaataaataaaacagacaaCCTGAATGGTGGCAGGATTCTGGCCAGCTGGCTGAAGGCCTGGCAGAGTATCTGTGCTCTTGCCAAGAAGCAAGGATTTAAGTGGAACCTGAggcatttaaagaaaagaagatagAAGCGTGGGATTTGGAACTAACCAGTTACATTAATAATGCATCCATCAGTTTGATGGTTTTCTGACTATCAAGCCACATCCATTACTTTCCAACTCGAgaatgaaaatatttttcatCTTCTGCAGTAAATCTGGCAACAGCAAGAGTTATAGGCAACTTCTCTCCCCACGCCACACTATGCGTGGCTTCCTGAGCATCAAGTACTTTCATATATAGTCAATGCACACATGTGAATACATGATTATATGTTCCTTTTTATTGTGAGTGCAGGATCGGCATCCTTTAACCATGATTTGTTTTTGGTAGCCTGGTCCATCAATTAAAGTGGAATATTTGGATTTAAGCCTATTAAACACCCATCTAAATGTATTTATGTGGGGAGTCAGTTCAACTTAAAGCCGTAAAACATATATTTCCAAGTAAGGTTTATTTGAACCACTTTGAATCtgcttttaaaatcaaaatgcaCAGTCCAAAAATTGTTATCCCATCTTCCAAACACAGCTTGTCTTACTAAATGCCCTAAGCGAGTTCAGGTTGCAATCCTTACATGCAGCAGAGAAGGAAGCTCCCATGCATGAGGATCAGAGCCAACCTCAATCGACTTACATTCACATCATGAGCTTACAATCAAGGTGCTGATCTCACTGAAGTCAACAGGGCTACAGCAACTCAAAACATAAATACTCTCGCTGAACTAGTCAAAGGCGGGTGGAAGAATTATGAAGCCGCTAAGCACCACCTGagtcaaataaataagtaagcagAAATATTTCACGTCTCCAAATGAACATGACAACATCCAACCATTAGGTTATGAAGAACAACTGGTGGGAGTGAACAGAACGTTCCTGGAAGAAGTCTCAACCCAGGAGAGGGATAATTCTTAAACTAACCATCAGCAAATATGGGAGATGAAAGAGCAACAGGACAAGCCATTATGAGATTACAGGTTATTGCATTCATTGTGCTTACCTCGATGTACGGTACAATTTTGCAGGAGAAATCGTCCAGCAGCCACTTTTTGGTGAGCTCTTGGAAGATTACCAAAGGCAAGCAGAAAAAAATGATGAGAAAATCCCAGAAGGCTAGGTTGGCCAGCAAGGAGTTGGAGATGCTCCTCATGTAGTAGTTGTGGCACACGATGCACATCACTGCCATGTTGCCCATTATCCCAATGCCAAAGATCACTATCGACAGGCACATGACTGCGTAGGCACCATATGATTCCTCAGTCAGCGGGTAGAAAGGGTTCTTGACCCGGGCTGGTCGGAATGTACCATTCCTGAAAGAGCCAGCTGCGGAGCCATTCAAAGGCAACGCCTGGGGGAAATCATTTTCTGGCCCAGGAGAAGGAGTCATCTGGATTTCCATTGAGTCACTGAAGTTCCTTACAAGACTATCCGTGAGAGCCTTGACTTCTCCCGATCTCCCTCTGTCCTGGGGCTGCCCAGCTCCCCTCTTGCTTCTTACATGCCTTTTGGAGCTCATGCTTCCTGGGTCTCTACTGCTTTCCTTCTTCTGTACCTGTGCCCCAGAGAGATCAGAGTATCTCCCAACCTCCAAGACCACAGAAAGGTCCTTATTCAGCTGGCTCTCGCCACCTCCTTCCAAAGGGCCATTGGAATGATGTTTGGCTTTCCGCGGGTGAGTTCTTTGTTGGCCAGTTTGTGCTGCAGTCCAGGCTCTGGCACGATCATAATTCTCCAAGGGACCCCATTCCCCCAAATCTCTAGCTGTAGCCTTGGATCTGGTTAAATGCCCTTTCTGCAGGGAAGCCCGAGCAACACTCCCCAAAGGGAAGCCACCCATAGTCCTGGGTGCCACCACTCGCCAGGGCAGTGGAGTGGCTGCCTGACACCACGATCCACACTCCCTGCCCTTTCTGCCAACATCAAGGCCATCTCCTTTTGCTCCATGGGCAAAGGCAGACAGGGCGCCgagaagccaagccaagccaagggGTGCCGTCTTGACAAGCTGCATGGTTTAGGGTAGGAGCTGGGTGCCCTCCAATGCTCCTTTAGTAACACCCACTGCCCAAGCTGGTGGAGCTGCCAGTCACACCCATTTCACCCACAACCTGGACCCAGGACTCCTTTCCAGTCCCAGCAAcgctcagatgggcaccattgccatgataagagagCAAGggtctagaaaaacagcactgagctgacctggaaaaaaaaaaataagcagaaTGATCCGGAGAATGATGGATAATAAATCATACAGTTCCTTCCTTTGCACGGGCTTCAAGTTCGACTCATGTCCTCAGCAAATGTATCCACGATCTGGAGACAAGAGAAGAGCCCAACCTCAccccagaaaaataaaagaaagaaatctcctTGCCCAGGAGAGaggggtgtgtttttttgtgtgtttttttcctcaCCCCCTCCTGCAGTCTCTCGGGACAGGTCTTCAAAAGTTGCATCAACCCCGATCGCGAACGGAGGCTTGCGAGTGCAGACGGTCCTGCTGGAGCCGCGCACGGAGAGCCACCCGGCGCTCCGCCTTTCCCAGCGACGGTTgcctgggggttttttttgctcGCGCCCTCCCGAGATCGCCCTCAGCCGCTGGCCCGCCGCCATCGGGGCGCGATCCCCGGGGGGAAGCAGCGAGCCAAGCGCTCCATCGTCGCCGCTCCCACACGACAAGCGGGTCGCCGGCGCGCGCGCGCAATCAAGGCGCTTCGTGCGCCTGCGAAGGAGGAGAAGCCCAACAGCTGCGCCGGCGAAAGAGCTGAGGCGGAGCTGCGGCGGCCACCGAACGAAGCATTTCAGAATAATACGAAGGAGGACAATGAAACGAGAGCGGCTTCCCGCCCCACCGGCGCCTGCGAAGTTGCCTCGGGTAGCGGCGCCAAGTTGGCTGGCAGCGGCGCCCACAGCAACGTGTTGCTGCTCCCTCCAGTCTATAAGCGGCTGGGCGGACTGAGAGGAAGAGagacccgccgccgccgccgccgctgctgtcCGTGCGCGGCTCTGGGAAGCCTGTGAGGGAGACGCTGCTCTCGGCTCGGCTTTCTTAGCTCGggctcttccctctctctccccgcctccgGGCTACCAGACGCGAGCGCACGGCTTCCCCTGGCGGCTTACGCTCTCCTCCGCTCCGCCGAGCCCTCACGCGAGCTCCCCTTTCCTTGCGCGCTTTGTGGCGGCTTCTGTAGCgagaagagggaaaggggggggcgggaagagagGCGGGCGGCAGTGCGCACGCGCCGCTCCCCCAGGGGTCCGGCGCGAGCGGCGCTTGTCCCTCAGTCTTGCCCCAGATCCTGAGAGGAGCGAGCGAGGGGCGCCTCGCCGGCGTTTCTCTTCATGGCgcctatttctctctccccccctctctctctctctcgggcgGATGCTCTCCTGAGAACAGGGATGAAGATGACATGTAGACATAGGACATTTGACCCCACCACAccccataaaatatttcaggAGGCTTagccagggggcagctgccccccaaatcaagtaaataaatagaaatgcttaactaactgaccagttgcgtcacagataactcagttctactccccacccccaacataagAACTGCTATCCAAAATGGGctatatacccagtgcttttttttttccttttaaaaaaaatgtttaggggtactctcattttcctactcatattgaaatactgcccctcaatgagcccaaacaaaatgtttaggggtatgcgtacccctgccgtccccccagaaaaaaagcactggctatacccataaaagggacgcgggtggcgctgtggtctaaaccacagagcctagggcttgctaatcagaaggtcggcggttcaaatccccatgacggggttagctcccgttgctcggtccctgctcctgcccacctagcagtccgaaagcacgtcaaagtgcaagtagataaataggtaccgctccggcgggaaggtaaacgtcgtttccgtgcgctgctctggttcgccagaagcagctttgtcatgctggccacatgacccggaagctgtctgcagacaaacgccggctccctcggccagtaaagcgagatgagcgccgcaaccccagagtcatctgcgactggacctaagggtcagggatcctttacctttatacccatgaagctgttccccccccccaaagttaatggACCTTGCTGttcaaatagtgtgcatgtgctgcatcttgtgatgGATTCTGCAGGGAGGGGCTTATCTGCCTCCcccaagttgcccccccccctttgcaggtcGAGGTTGAAGCAGGGAGCCAGCTTAACCTGGCCAGGGGTGCGATAACCGTGGAGCAAGGGCATGTGAGGTGGCGTTTtctgtgtattttaattaatgcCATCCTCATCCcccctccaaacaaacaaaccactgccTGAATCATTCCTTCTCCACTGCCAAGAATTAGGAGCGCGACAGCCAGAGCCgtcccacccatgaggcaaggtgaaacGAGCAGAACCTGCAGGGGTAGCAGATCCTGATGTCGATAATAGaattcatagaactgcagagttgtttgggggaagaagagaggtggggagatggggtggtggtggcaaaCTTGCATTCTTTTACTTACTGTATGTGTGCACTTTTTGTGCCAGCATCACTCGGGTCGGTTCTTTTTCTATTCACTAATTATTTTTCCTTGGCACTGTAGAAAAGACTCTACAACCTGAAAAGTGAGACAATGCATGGGCGTAACCAGGAAGGCAGCTGCCCCCTTAAATcaagtactgtaaataaataaaaatacttaattaactgaccaattgcatcacagataactcggttctgcttccccaccccaacgtaaagcctgccccctaaaataaatcctggctacacccatgagacAATGCGCGTACTTtggtaacccaagaaaatctttaataaaaattattaataaaaaaaagaactgtagttttggaagggaccatgaggatcagctagtccaacccattgcaatgcaggaatcctttcccccaacatggggctcaaacccacaaccctgagattaagagtcccatgctttaccaactgagtgATCCCACCTTTTTCCCAATGCAGGTTTTCCCCtgacccttcttccctggcagggaaggggaaatgtcaggtgccaaaatgtcttgggctggccctgcccgtAGCAATCCACACACAGCTCAGTCTTAAGACGTTGCTGATTGTTGCCCTTCAGAAGATGACCCAAATCATAATACTTCAGTGAAGCCTAGGTATCTTGCAACCCCTGACCCCTCAAGAACATCAACAGTATTTGATACTATGTGTTTCCACTGAAAAAGTAAGTTCTGCTGAGAGTGGTGGGAGTTGctcttaggactgcagccttaagtctctctcctgagccagtgtggtgtagtggttaagagcagtaatGTCGTaacctggggaaccgggttcgcttccccgctcctccacatgcagctgctgggtgaccttgggctagttacacttctctgaagtctctcagccccactcacctcacagagtgtttgttgtgggggaggaagggaaaggagaatgttggccgctttgagactccttcgggtagtgataaagcgggatatcaaatccaaattcttcttcttcttcttcttcttcttcttcttcttcttcttcttcttcttcttcttcttcttcttctttttcttcttcttcggcagCTGCCATTCTCCATCCAGCTACGTCACTTCCCCCTCTGTTTCTaccctttccatttaaaaaacaaatctttgGAAATGTTTTTCATTATAAAAGCAAAGGAAAGTAACATGCCATGAATTCAGCTAGGGATTATTGACGTTTTCTCACCTCCTTTACTCATCCGTGTTTTTACACCTTTTGCAGCAATGCTCCTTTCACCTTACTACTTCctgttcttttattattattagtaaattCTCCCTATGTTCTATCAGTTACTCGCAATCTTTGCACCAGTTCTTACAGAATATATTGCTTTCCAACTGCAATCCTAACGTCCACCTGTATTTATTCGTAAGTAGGCTTCCCTGAATTGCACAGAGTTTATGCTTTAGTAGTTGCGATCCTGTAGTCACTTCAGTAGGGACTTGCTGCTGTGTAaaccatgggtcggcaaactaaggcccgtgggccggatcaggcccaattgccttctaaatccatccCGTGGATGGTCCAAAATTACCGCATGGATCGTCAGCGcgcatgttctttccctctccctcacacggtggtggcagtggcacctccctcccacctcctggcttctccccaccctgcctagaggaggaagggggctaggctttgttggtgccagcccctctccggagccctttcgtgCGCCGCTCATtgtccctccgccgccgccgccagcccctgccgcttgCAAGACACAGAAGTTGCAGTTGGCTGAGCGCCCCTCTCAAGTGGCCACCATTTAatgcagcccctctccggagctcTTTCGCTCATCATCCCTCGTtcttttagctttttttttttcttcttctccaaaatatagtccggtcccccacaaggtctgagggacagtggactgcccccctgctgaaaagtttgagGACCTCTGGTGTAAACACTCTGAAGACTGGGCAGATACAGTAAGATTTCCACTTCAAGGATGTTTCAAATCCAACTATTACAAATTTTTCCTTTTTGAGAATACATTTCCTCCGTAAACCATCGCCTAGCCTTTTCACCAGGGCTGCATTATGTTGCCCCTCTCCAGCCCCATGActagacattttgttgttgttcagtcgttcagtcgtgtccgactcttcgtgaccccatggaccagagcacgccaggcacgcctatccttcactgcctcccgcagtttggccaaactcatgttagtcgcttcgagaacactgtccaaccatctcatcctctgtcgtccccttctccttgtgccctccatctttcccaacatcagggtcttttccagggaatcttctcttctcatgaggtggccaaagtactggagcctcaacttcaggatctgtccttctagtgagcactcagggctgatttctttgagaatggataggtttgatcttcttgcagtccatgggactctcaagagtctcctccagcaccatgatgctggactagacattAAATACCCCCCAAAATGTATCCATCACTCCAGTTTCCTCAGCAAGGCTGTACACAGGATGACTCACAGACCAGAGCATCACCTCTggtgccacatgacccagaagtgcCATTTCCAGTTCCTCTCATCACGACCATGTTTTGTCTGTACAACGCGCTCGTGGCTGAGATTACAGCAGAGAACGCAGCTATACGCAAGATAAATATAGAACAGCTTTGATCACTTTTCCGTCAGAAGGGCATCAGTGACGAAAACGTAACATTTTGCCAAGACTTCTGGAGTTACACCAATATTCTAATATTCTGAAGTACTGTGCTTTCTTGGAGACAGCAAAATCTATGGGATTAACTATGGGAGTATCTGAGAAAGGATTTTGCTCTTGAGAACTCATTCCTCAATAAGGCGCCAGTCTTATGCACGTTCACCTGGTAACACGGGCATTGTGTtcgatggggcttacttctgagtaatgtgtttttcaaattaaagtttttCGATcgcatatccaacatacaacattaaaaacaagattcccaagaatctcctggactcccctcctcccccttgtgggtcctattgttagtcatttcctcctgcatcttttataataatccaaaccTTTTAATAACCTCTCCGTTGCATCCAAAAGTCACCGTTaaattacaagtgttattccatCTGAGTAATGTGTTTAAGCTTGCAGTATAAATGGGTTAGCCTGTGGGTGCTGTGTGACTCCTTTCTGTGCATACAATGCACACGTTAACCCCCAcctctgtttgcattttttttaaaaaaaaaaacagcaagaagGAAGTAGGCAGAAATATACACAGTGCAATGTGTGTTGCCTCTGATTTCTCTGTGCTCAGCTGGCATGAAAGGAGGTAATGATCATAATGAGCTTATGATGCTGCCTTTCCTCCAGGCTCCCCAAGGGGCTTTGCAAATACATATGATAAATGTGTGACTCTTTCCGAGAGGGTGCTGCCCTGATCAGCAAGACAGATCTCAGACGTATACAGCCTCCCCCCCTGtactcagtgctgtcaagtatcccgttttccccgggattctcccttattttaagcagtttcccgctgctctcccttattttttatttcccttaaatttcccgtttttaatggaagcagctcctcgcctgctggccagggactgggtgggaagacctcgcctacttggaaaGAAATGCCTCAgacctcaaagcaagtgggagccgtttcccatgcttacagggcggtgtattcctccccctgcatgagcccctatccgttgccgccgagcccctcagccggccaataggattagctggcgggcggagcctggctgcctttgagcagctgctgcttcctgtcctgttttgatgggatcagacaagaagacaatgcggctccattgcgcggagcacatggctgccctcctctttgctggctgccctcctctttgctccgctccgagcctgcttggagtttacattgctgctccgcccacttttgcttctggctccgcccaccactgacatgtgactgtccccgggataggtgagactgctgatcccttattttcaaatccgaaaattgacagctatgcctgtacTGCTAATGTGAATGTACATCTAGTTGTGCACCCCTGCTTTCAATGTGTTATTCACCCAAACCCCACGGAGGCTGGGTGATCCTTTTGATACGAATGGATATGCAACTCTGGCACCAGCCATTGTTATGCACAAATAGTTTCCTATGACTATAGCAGGATCA is from Lacerta agilis isolate rLacAgi1 chromosome 10, rLacAgi1.pri, whole genome shotgun sequence and encodes:
- the GPR37 gene encoding LOW QUALITY PROTEIN: prosaposin receptor GPR37 (The sequence of the model RefSeq protein was modified relative to this genomic sequence to represent the inferred CDS: inserted 4 bases in 3 codons; deleted 3 bases in 3 codons; substituted 1 base at 1 genomic stop codon) produces the protein MQLVKTAPLGLAWLLGALSAFAHGAKGDGLDVGRKGRECGSWCQAATPLPWRVVAPRTMGGFPLGSVARASLQKGHLTRSKATARDLGEWGPLENYDRARAWTAAQTGQQRTHPRKAKHHSNGPLEGGGESQLNKDLSVVLEVGRYSDLSGAQVQKKESSRDPGSMSSKRHVRSKRGAGQPQDRGRSGEVKALTDSLVRNFSDSMEIQMTPSPGPENDFPQALPLNGSAAGSFRNGTFRPARVKNPFYPLTEESYGAYAVMCLSIVIFGIGIMGNMAVMCIVCHNYYMRSISNSLLANLAFWDFLIIFFCLPLVIFQELTKKWLLDDFSCKIVPYIEVASLGVTTFTLCALCIDRFRAATNVQMYYEMIENCXSTTAKLAVIWVGALLXALPEVVLAPIDXENSEASGSPPVERCVVKISPHLHDTIYVLALTYDGARLCXVFGCYFCLPTLFTITCSLVTARKIRKVEKACTRGNKRQIQLESQMNCTVVALTILYGFCIIPENICNIVTAYMSTWVSQQTMDLLHLISQFLLFFKSCVTPVLLFCLCKPFSRAFMECCCCCCDECVQKSSTVTSDDNDNEYTTELELSPFSTIRREMSTFASVGTHC